From the Ammospiza caudacuta isolate bAmmCau1 chromosome 1, bAmmCau1.pri, whole genome shotgun sequence genome, the window AGATGACAACCTGACCTGTCCATGGTTCTGCAAATCTTTCTCTGGGTTCCCTTCCTTGATCAGAGAGGATGGAAGCCCTTGCAGCACTTCCCAAATTTCTCTGAGAGTGGATGTTATTGTGATTGTTTGTATGGTTTGAGAGTTCTAATGGGAGGAGATGATGTCAAGGCTATGCTGGCATAGAAAGTCTTTGTCAGAGCACCGAGCAGGAGAGCTTTGTTGTGTCAAAGCCTTTGGAATGGAAGATGATGTGTGTTTGTCATATACTGAAGGGTCACCCTTCACCCTTCAACTTCAAGCCTCCTGTGCCAGTTATGGTTGTTGCCATTGAGGTTCTACATGTTTAGGAAGGTGTTGTGCCCCTTTGCCTCCCGTGGGTGAGGATGTCAGGGCTTTGGAATTCAAAAGGAAGAGACAAGTGAGTCTTTGATGCAGGAAAAGTTTATTGAGGCAAAAGACTTAAAAGGCAAGGGAGAGAACTTGAATGGATCCAGAGTGAGGCGCAGGTAGAGTGACCATCAGCTGAGGTGCTTTGGTTGCAGGAGCTGTTGGCAGAGGCCAGAGCTGGTGGTGTCAGGGGTGGTGCTGAGGGCCCTTAGCAGATGTAGCCATAGCCCCTtctgccagagcagcccaggcctCCCAGGCCGTAGCCAAGGCCAAAGCCACCAAATCCGCCAGAgatgggctgtccctgggcattgagctcagtgcccagagcagcggAGGAGGTGGATCCGACGGCGGtgttctgggggaaggaggtcatgatgggtcctggcagggtgacCATCACAGGGGAAGGGTCGATGATGACGCGGGAATCCTGgcattgcagggcacagggctcgtTGCAGCTGTTGGCCAGCGGGGTGGGTCCGCAGGGACTGCAGCGGTTGTAGCAGGCCATGGGTGTGGTGTGGAGGGTGCctggaagagagagagggatgaGGCAGGGTAGAGGCGTGGGAGAGCAAGTAGAGAAGTGTGCCGGAGCAGGAGGTTTGCGGGCTTGAGGCTCACCTTGCTGtcggcaggagcaggaggagaaggcttGAGGAGAAGTGTGTGTGGGAGagaggctctgggctggctttTATGCTGGTTCTGGAGGGGCGGGACAGCTTTGTCCCATGGCCTTGAGGCCTTTTGCAGGCTACAGTTCCTGGCTGGCTCAGAGCGGTGAGTCCTGAGGTGGGGAGTGTTTTGCATCCCACAACTCTGCTGTGTCGTGTTCTGTCTTTGAGTCCATGTTCATCTGACATTGGCGGCAGCTTTAAATACAGGTATTAGAGAACAAAGTCTGTTGATGGTGATGTTTATTGTGGAGGGCTGTGGACGTGACCAGAACTTTGGACCATGGGGCGTCAACCATGAAGCCACCCCCTGACCCTGGTGTGCTGTGGTTTTTGGATGTATTGTCAAGAAGGCCCTCATACCCTCACAGCCATGTCAGGCTCATTTGGGCTTTGCAACTCTTCTGGGGGTGATGAGTGTCCCCTTCCATGTCATTCTCTCCCACCCTGTCTCGTTGCCCGCATTCTAAACCTGTCTCCACGCCAGGCCTGTCCTGCTGGTTATGGGAGAACAATCCGTGTGACACCTCCCCTACTGTCCAACGTCTTGTGCTGGTTCATCCATAGCGCTTGAATAACTGGGCCTAACAAGGTCCAGCTGTGGTGTCCCATTGCTGTGATCAGAATGAAACCTGGCAAGGGAAATTTGGTGCTGGGTAAGAAGGCATGAGGAGCAGTTGAAGGAACTGTGTACATTTAGCTTTCAGAAAAAGTGAGTTGACCTTGTTACTCTCTAGAGCTACAACATCTAGGTTCATCATATCAGTTTTCTCATAAACAGTTTTACAAGTCATGAGGTGAGGATAGTATTTCTTGCCACAAATCTGCCCTGTCATGGCTCTTGAGCCCATGTCCATCTCTTCTTGGTGTCTGCTTTAATTTGAGACTTGATATTGGGGAGCATTGGCATGGATGATGTGTGTCAGAGAAAGCAGAATATACAACAAAATAGTAAGAACAATATGGTTGTCATCAGTGAGGGTGTTTAAAGCGCTTCTGTGGTTTATTTTGTGGGTGTGTTGTGAAGATTTGCCCCATTCCACTGCAGTCATGTCAGGCTGGTGTGGCCTTTGTACCTGTGCTGTGCATGAGGAGCTGCCCCTTCCATTGTGGTCATTCCTCCTTTATAGTGTGAGTGTTTGACACCAAAGGCTGGTGTTGATGGTGTGTGTCAAAGGGGACTGAAGACATGACCGAGATTTGCAGAGGTGGGGTGTCATCAGTGAGGTCATCCAATGGAACTCATGGTTttgggtgtgtgggtgtgttGTGGGTGAGGAGGGACCCCAACTGGAGATGCCCAAGTGGGTATTGAACAAAGAGAGGTTGAGGGCCAGCAGATATTGCAAGGGTTGGACAATCTTTGGTATAGAAGAGACTGAGAGAGCATGGACTCTGGGTAGACAAGGCTGGGCATGAATGTGTTATCAGTGAGTGGGAGCCCTGCTGTTCTCAGTACTCCacacatgaaggaaagaaggcaTGTGCACAATTGAAAATAGATGGAATACTATGGGTGAGAAAAGTAAGTATTTTTCAGTGTGTGTGGATTGTCCCAGAATGTAAGAGATAATGGGGTCTCTCTTCTTGGAGGTCCAAAACTGAACTGGACATAATTGTGGAaatcctgcctgtgctgggtcTGCTTGAGAAAGGGAGATGGAAGAATTTGCACTGCGGAGTTCCTGCCCAAGTGCATGATGTTATTCCTCTGTTTGTGGGGAGGACTCAATAAGTATTACGGGGAAGGGAATTTTTCAAGTGTGTGGTGGCATGGAGTGACTTTGTTATGCAGTGCCCAGGAGAGAATAGCTGCGAGCACGCCTTTGGTAGATGAAGTGATGGCCTTGTGTCATGTTCTGGAAgatctcccctctcccctgttTCCCATGTCAGTGTTGGTTGTTTTGGTGGGGACATATTTACTAAGAAATATtctttgctccctttccttcccacGTAATGGTTGAGTGCTGGCATTGCACAGGGTGAGGGTGTGAGACCATTGGAATTGAAACAACTCAGGTTGTGATGCAAGAAAACTTTATTGAGTACAAAGAAGGATGagaaaaaagaagctgaaggaaTCAAGTGTGAGGTGCAAGTAGAGAGACCATCAGCCAAGGTGCTTTGGTTGCAGGAGCTGTTGGCAGAGGCCAGAGCTGGTGGTGTCAGGGGTGGTGCTGAGGGCCCTTAGCAGATGGAGCCATAGCCCCTtctgccagagcagcccaggcctCCCAGGCCGTAGCCAAGGCCAAAGCCAAATCCGCCAGAgatgggctgtccctgggcattgagctcagtgcccagagcagcggAGGAGGTGGATCCGACGGCGGtgttctgggggaaggaggtcatgatgggtcctggcagggtgaccagcacaggggaagggtTGATGATGACGCGGGAATCCTGgcattgcagggcacagggctcaTTGCAGCTGTTGGCCAGCGGGGTGGGTccgcagggactgcagaggctgttGCAGGCCATGGGTGTGGTGTGGAGGGTGCCTGGAAGAGAAAGGGTGAGTTAGGACAAGGATGTGGGAGTGTGAGGGGCAATGATGTAGAAGAGTGAGGGAGTGTGGAGGCTGTAGTGAGGCTGTGGGGAGGTGTGAgggctgctgaggctggggctgaaCGTGCTGGAAGAGAAGAGCCAGGGGTGCTGGATCAGGAGGGTTAGGGCTTGAGACTCACCTGGTTgttggcaggagcaggaggagaaggcttTGGGTGTAGTGTGTGAGTGAGAGACGCTCTGGGCTGGCTTTTATGCTGGTTCTGGAGGGGCGAGACAGCCTTGTCCCAAGACCTTGGGGCATTTTGCAGGTCACAGTTCCTGGTTGTCTCAGAGTGGTGAATCCTCCAGTGGGGAATGTTTTCCATCCCACAACTCCACTGTGTCATGTCTTACTTTTGAGTCCCTGTCCTTATGACACTGTCAGCAACTTTTAAATGCAAGTATTAGAGACCAAGGGCATTTGATGAAGGTGTTTTTGTGGAGGGCTGTGGATGTCAGATTTGGCGAGTTGGTGTCACCAGTAAAGTGACCCAATgttgtgctgtggtttgtgggTGTCTTGTGGAGAGGCTCCTCAGTCCCTCACAACCACGTCAAGCTCATCTGGGTTTTGCAGTTCTTGTGGGGATGATGTGTGTCCCCTTCCATCATCCACATTTTCTCCCTGTCCCATTGCCACCATTCTAAACCTGTCTCTATGCCATGCCTTTCCAGCTGGATGTGAGAAAACAATCCCTATGGTTTGGGGACTCTTGTCAGGCCCTGTAATGTCTTGGGTTTTATTCATCAGTAGTGCTCATCTCAGCTTGCCATAGCTTGGTCACACTGTGGGGTTCCATTGCTGGACTCTGAGTGACACTTAGAAATGAAATCTTGTGAAGGATCAGAAGATGATGTCTGTGGAGCACTTGAATGAGCTGGATGCATTCAGTTTTCAGAACAAATGTGTTGACCTTTTTACTTTCTCAAGGTACATGAATGTAAATCATAAGGTCAGTCTTACCTGGCCCAGGCTGATGAGCCATGAGCTGGGGactctttttcttcctgtaacTCTACATTTCCATGTCCTGCTTTTGTGCTCGAGTCCATCTGACCTTGGCAGCATCTTTAAAGTGAGAGCTGGTATTTGGGAGGATTTGCTTGGAAGGTGCGTGTCAGAGAAACCAGAATAAACCACAAATACCTAGGAAACTTGGGATGTCAACAATGGGGTCAACGCATGGGACAGGGGTTCTTTGGTTTGGGGCTGCATTTGAGGGAGGGACCCCATTCCTTTACAGCCCtgtcaggctgctctgggctttgtggctgtgctgggcattAGGTCCTGCGCCTTCCAGTGCATTTACTCCCTCCCACCTTGCCCATGGATTTCCAGGGCCCTTGTTCCTGCCGACAAGGATGGGACAATTTTTCCCCTACAAAGCATTTCCTAATGCAGGTCATACAGGGTGATGAGGAACAGTTGGAGTTGATTTGGAAGGCAAAATCCTATCTTAGTGACCTCTGTGttacatacagaaaaaaaaatcttgctgtgGATGCAGAGGGAGCCATGGCTGGTGTTTACCTCCACCTCTCAGCAATGTCTTGGCAGTGTCACCTACTGCACCATTGCAGACTATGCAAGGATGTACAGGTGGTGTAAAGGGTCAGTGAGGTGTGTTGCTGTATTCATATAATATTTAATCAACCTGATCTGGGGCCTTGTGATCCAATTGTCAAGCTGGAGTGAGCTTGACAAATGAAGCAGCTCAATAGTCGTATCCATGAGGCCAAAAATGTTCAACATCCTCTAAAAGGATGTGAGTTGGTGTGAGCAGGTTTGGGGTCCACAGGGGATGGGGACCACAGTCTTAGTGAATCAAGGCCAGTTCAGGGCCACCAagatttttggaggatttttcaCAAGggactgagagagctgggacttCCAGGAGAAAAGGCTGGATGCTGGGTTTTTAGAAATTGGCAACGGCAAAATGAAAAGAGATGGAATTCCATGGCCAGAGCAGACAAGCTGTTCTTTCATGTGACGGTGGTCACAGAGTGGAAGAGGTGCAGGAGTTTCTCTCTGCCAGGGAGATGACAACCTGACCTGTCCATGGTTCTGCAAATCTTTCTCTGGGTTCCCTTCCTTGATCAGAGAGGATGGAAGCCCTTGCAGCACTTCCCAAATTTCTCTGAGAGTGGATGTTATTGTGATTGTTTGTATGGTTTGAGAGTTCTAATGGGAGGAGATGATGTCAAGGCTATGCTGGCATAGAAAGTCTTTGTCAGAGCACCGAGCAGGAGAGCTTTGTTGTGTCAAAGCCTTTGGAATGGAAGATGATGTGTGTTTGTCATATACTGAAGGGTCACCCTTCACCCTTCAACTTCAAGCCTCCTGTGCCAGTTATGGTTGTTGCCATTGAGGTTCTACATGTTTAGGAAGGTGTTGTGCCCCTTTGCCTCCCGTGGGTGAGGATGTCAGGGCTTTGGAATTCAAAAGGAAGAGACAAGTGAGTCTTTGATGCAGGAAAAGTTTATTGAGGCAAAAGACTTAAAAGGCAAGGGAGAGAACTTGAATGGATCCAGAGTGAGGCGCAGGTAGAGTGACCATCAGCTGAGGTGCTTTGGTTGCAGGAGCTGTTGGCAGAGGCCAGAGCTGGTGGTGTCAGGGGTGGTGCTGAGGGCCCTTAGCAGATGTAGCCATAGCCCCTtctgccagagcagcccaggcctCCCAGGCCGTAGCCAAGGCCAAAGCCAAATCCGCCAGAgatgggctgtccctgggcattgAGCTCAGTACCCAGAGCAGCGGAGGAGGTGGATCCGACGGCGGtgttctgggggaaggaggtcatgatgggtcctggcagggtgacCATCACAGGGGAAGGGTTGATGATGACGCGGGAATCCTGgcattgcagggcacagggctcgtTGCAGCTGTTGGCCAGCGGGGTGGGTCCGCAGGGACTGCAGCGGTTGTAGCAGGCCATGGGTGTGGTGTGGAGGGTGCctggaagagagagagggatgaGGCAGGGTAGAGGCGTGGGAGAGCAAGGAGAGAAGTGTGCAGGAGCATGAGGTTTGCGGGCTTGAGGCTCACCTTGCTGtcggcaggagcaggaggagaaggcttGAGGAGAAGTGTGTGTGGGAGagaggctctgggctggctttTATGCTGGTTCTGGAGGGGCGGGACAGCTTTGTCCCATGGCCTTGAGGCATTTTGCAGGCCACAGTTCCTGGCTGGCTCAGAGCGGTGAGTCCTGAGGTGGGGAGTGTTTTGCATCCCACAACTCTGCTTTGTCGTGTTCTGTCTTTGAGTCCATGTTCATCTGACATTGGCGGCAGCTTTAAATACAGGTATTAGAGAACAAAGTCTGTTGATGGTGATGTTTATTGTGGAGGGCTGTGGACGTGACCAGAACTTTGGACCATGGGGCGTCAACCACGAAGCCACCCCCTGACCCTGGTGTGCTGTGGTTTTTGGATGTATTGTCAAGAAGGCCCTCATACCCTCACAGCCATGTCAGGCTCATCTGGGCTTTGCAACTCTTCTGGGGGTGATGAGTGTCCCCTTCCATGTCATTCTCTCCCACCCTGTCTCGTTGCCAGCATTCTAAACCTGTCTCCATGCCAGGCCTGTCCTGCTGGTTATGGGAGAACAATCCGTGTGACACCTCCCCTACTGTCCAACGTCTTGTGCTGGTTCATCCATAGCGCTCCAATAACTGGGCCTAACAAGGTCCAGCTGTGGTGTCCCATTGCTGTGATCAGAATGAAACCTGGCAAGGGAAATTTGGTGCTGGGTAagaaggcaggaggagcagttGAAGGAACTGTGTACATTTAGCTTTCAGAAAAAGTGAGTTGACCTTGTTACTGTCTAGAGCTACAACATCTAGGTTCATCATATCAGTTTTCTCATAAACAGTTTTACAAGTCATGAGGTGAGGATAGTATTTCTTGCCGCAAATCTGCCCTGTCATGGCTCTTGAGCCCATGTCCATCTCTTCTTGGTGTCTGCTTTAATTTAAGACTTGATATTGGGGAGCATTGGCATGGATGATGTGTGTCAGAGAAAGCAGAATATACAACAAAATAGTAAGAACAATATGGTTGTCATCAGTGAGGGTGTTTAAAGCCCTTCTGTGGTTTATTTTGTGGGTGTGTTGTGAAGATTTGCCCCATTCCACTGCAGCCATGTCAGGCTGGTGTGGCCTTTGTACCTGTGCTGTGCATGAGGAGCTGCCCCTTCCATTGTGGTCATTCCTCCTTTATAGTGTGAGTGTTTGACACCAAAGGCTGGTGTTGATGGTGTGTGTCAAAGGGGACTGAAGAAATGACCGAGATTTGCAGAGGTGGGGTGTCATCAGTGAGGTCATCCAATGGAACTCATCGTTttgggtgtgtgggtgtgttGTGGGTGAGGAGGGGCCCGAAACTGTCCCCGCTGCGTCAGGCAGGTCTGGGCTTTGCATCTTTGCCAGGTGTGAGTTCCTGGACTGTTGCATTCTGTGTCAGCAGAGGGAGAGTTGCCCCttcagggagctggcaggggatGGAGTGACTGAGGCCCCACTTGGTTGTTTGACCATTCAGAAGGACCTCGAGAGTAAGGTTTGAAGGGAACCTCCCAAATTTCAAACAAGAGAACTCTGAAGTTGTGCATCTGGACAGGAATAGCATTTGCCTCTGGCTCACGCTGTAGGCCGAGAGTCTGAGAAGTGGCTTTTGTGAGCAGGACCCTGTGGTGCTGATCAAGAACCCATACCAGAAAGTTGCAGTGGAGCATCACATTAGTGGAGCATCACGTGTCCATGACAGATTTCAGGAGATTCTTGCCATGAAGTCATGAGAGGTGGCCCTTCCTCTCTTTAGAACACTGAGGAGGTCCTATGAGGAGCCCCGTGGACATTTCTGGCCTCCACAGGAGATGCACAAGTGGGTAGTGAACAAAGAGAGGTTGAGGGCCAGCAGATATTGCAAGGGTTGGACAATCTTTGGTATAGAAGAGACTGAGAGAGCATGGACTCTGGGTAGACAAGGCTGGGCATGAATGTGTTATCAGTGAGTGGGAGTCCTGCTGTTCTCAGTACTCCACCcatgaaggaaagaaggcaTGTGCACAATTGAAAATAGATGGAATACCATGGGTGAGACAAGTAAGTATTTTTCAGTGTGTGTGGATTGTCCCAGAATGTAAGAGATAATGGGGTCTCTCTTCTTGGAGGTCCAAAACTGAACTGGACATAATTCTGGAaatcctgcctgtgctgggtcTGCTTGAGAAAGGGAGATCGAAGAATTTGCACTGCGGAGTTCCTGCACAAGTGCATGATGTTATTCCTCTGTTTGTGGGGAGGACTCAAGAAGTATTACGGGGAAGGGAATTTTTCAAGTGTGTGGTGGCATGGAGTGACTTTGTTATGCAGTGCCCAGGAGAGAATAGCTGCGAGCACGCCTTTGGTAGATGAAGTGATGGCCTTGTGTCATGTTCTGGAAgatctcccctctcccctgttTCCCATGTCAGTGTTGGTTGTTTTGGTGGGGACATATTTACTAAGAAATATtctttgctccctttccttcccacGTAATGGTTGAGTGCTGGCATTGCACAGGGTGAGGGTGTGAGACCATTGGAATTGAAACAACTCAGGTTGTGATGCAAGAAAACTTTATTGAGTACAAAGAAGGATGagaaaaaagaagctgaaggaaTCAAGTGTGAGGTGCAAGCAGAGAGACCATCAGCCAAGGTGTTTTGGTTGCAGGAGCTGTTGGCAGAGGCCAGAGCTGGTGGTGTCAGGGGTGGTGCTGAGGGCCCTTAGCAGATGTAGCCATAGCCCCTtctgccagagcagcccaggcctCCCAGGCCGTAGCCAAGGCCAAAGCCACCAAATCCGCCAGAgatgggctgtccctgggcattgagctcagtgcccagagcagcggAGGAGGTGGATCCGACGGCGGtgttctgggggaaggaggtcatgatgggtcctggcagggtgacCATCACAGGGGAAGGGTTGATGATGATGCGGGAATCCTGgcattgcagggcacagggctcgtTGCAGCTGTTGGCCAGCGGGGTGGGTccgcagggactgcagaggctgttGCAGGCCATGGGTGTGGTGTGGAGGGTGCCTGGAAGAGAAAGGGTGAGTTAGGACAAGGATGTGGGAGTGTGAGGGGCAATGATGTAGAAGAGTGAGGGAGTGTGGAGGCTGTAGTGGGGCTGTGGGAGTTGTGAGGGCTGCGGAGGCTGGGGCTGCGTGTGCTGGAAGAGAAGAGCcaggggtgcaggagcaggagggttaGGGCTTGAGACTCACCTGGTTgttggcaggagcaggaggagaaggcttTGGGTGTAGTGTGTGAGTGAGAGACGCTCTGGGCTGGCTTTTATGCTGGTTCTGGAGGGGCGGGACAGCCTTGTCCCAAGACCTTGGGGCATTTTGCAGGCCACAGTTCCTGGTTGTCTCAGAGTGGTTAATCCTCCAGTGGGGAATGTTTTCCATCCCACAACTCCACTGTGTCATGTCTTACTTTTGAGTCCCTGTCCTTATGACATTGTCAGCAGCTATTAAATGCAAGTATTAGAGACCAAGGGCATTTGATGAAGATGTTTTTGTGGAGGGCTGTGGATGTCAGATTAGGCGAGTGGGTGTCACCAGTAAAGTGACCCAATGGCCGTgttgtgctgtggtttgtgggTGTCTTGTGGAGAGGCTCCTCAGTCCTTCACAACCACGTCAAGCTCATCTGGGCTTTGCAGTTCTTGTGGGGATGATGTGTGTCCCCTTCCATCATCCACATTTTCTCCCTGTCCCATTGCCACCATTGTAAACCTGTCTCTATGCCATGCCTTTCCAGCTGGATGTGAGAAAACAATCCCTATGGTTTGGGGACTCTTGTCAGGCCCTGTAATGTCTTGGGTTTTATTCATCAGTAGTGCTCATCTCAGCTTGCCATAGCTTGGTCACGCTGTGGGGTTCCATTGCTGGACTCTGAGTGACACTTAGAAATGAAATCTTGTGAAGGATCAGAAGATGATGTCTGTGGAGCACTTGAATGAGCTGGATGCATTCAATTTTCAGAACAAATGTGTTGACCTTTTTACTTTCTCAAGGTACATGAATGTAAATCATAAGGTCAGTCTTACCTGGCCCAGGCTGATGAGCCATGAGCTGGGGACTCTTTTTCTGCCTGTAACTCTACATTTCCATGTCCTGCTTTTGTGCTCGAGTCCATCTGACCTTGGCAGCATCTTTAAAGTGAGAGTTGGTATTTGGGAGGATTTGCTTGGAAGGTGCGTGTCAGAGAAACCAGAATAAACCACAAATACCTAGGAAACTTGGGATGTCAACAATGAGGTCAACGCATGGGACAGGGGTTCTTTGGTTTGGGGCTGCATTTGAGGGAGGGACCCCATTCCTTTACAGCCCtgtcaggctgctctgggctttgtgaCTGTGCTGGGCATTAGGTCTTGCCCCTTCAAGTGCATTTTACTCCCTCCCACTTTGCCCATGGATTTCCAGGGCCCTTGTTCCTGCCGACAAGGATGGGACAATTTTTCCCCTACAAAGCATTTCCTAATGCAGGTCATACAAGGTGATGAGGAACAGTTGGAGTTGATTTGGAAGGCAAAATCCTATCTTAGTGACCTCTGTGttacatacagaaaaaaaaatcttgctgtgGATGCAGAGGGAGCCATGGCTGGTGTTTACCTCCACCTCTCAGCAATGTCTTGGCAGTGTCACCTACTGCACCATTGCAGACTATGCAAGGATGTACAGGTGGTGTAAAGGGTCAGTGAGGTGTGTTGCTGTATTCATATAATATTTAATCAACCTGATCTGGGGCCTTGTGATCCAATTGTCAAGCTGGAGTGAGCTTGACAAATGAAGCAGCTCAATAGTCGTATCCATGAGGCCAAAAATGTTCAACATCCTCTAAAAGGATGTGAGTTGGTGTGAGCAGGTTTGGGGTCCACAGGGATGGGGGACCACAGGCTTAGTGAATCAAGGCCAGTTCAGGGCCACCAagatttttggaggatttttcaCAAGGGagtgagagagctgggacttCCAGGAGACAAGGCTGGATGCTGGGTTTTAGAAGTTGGCAACGGCAAAATGAAAAGAGATGGAATTCCATGGCCAGAGCAGACAAGCCGTTCTTTCATGTGACGGTGGTCACAGAGTGGAAGAGGTGCAGGAGTTTCTCTCTGCCGGGGAGATGACAACCTGACCTGTCCATGGTTCTGCAAATCTTTCTCTGGGTTCCCTTCCTTGATCAGAGAGGATGGAAGCCCTTGCAGCGCTTCCCGAATTTCTCTGAGAGTGGATGTTATTGTGATGGTTGTGTGGTTTGAGAGTTCTAATGGGAGGAGATCATGTCAAGGCTATGCTGGCATAGAAAGTCTTTGTCAGAGCACCGAGCAGGAGAGCTTTGTTGTGTCAAAGCCTTTGGAATGGAAGATGATGTGTGTTTGTCATATACTGAAGGGTCACCCTTCACCCTTCAACTTCAAGCCTCCTGTGCCAGTTATGGTTGTTGCCATTGAGGTTCTACTTGTTTAGGAAGGTGTTGTGCCCCTTTGCCTGCCATGGCTGAGGATGTAAGGGCTTTGGAATTCAAAAGGAAGAGACAAGTGAGTCTTTGATGCAGGAAAATTTTATTGTGGCAAAAGAATTAAAAGGCAAGGGAGAGAACTTGAATGGATCCAGAGTGAGGTGCAAGTAGAGTGACCATCATCTGAGGTGCTTTGGTAGCAGGAGCTATTGGCAGAGGCCAGAGCTGGTGGTGTCAGGGGTGGTGCTGAGGGCCCTTAGCAGATGTAGCCATAGCCCCTtctgccagagcagcccaggcctCCCAGGCCGTAGCCAAGGCCAAAGCCAAATCCGCCAGAgatgggctgtccctgggcattgagctcagtgcccagagcagcggAGGAGGTGGATCCGACGGCGGtgttctgggggaaggaggtcatgatgggtcctggcagggtgacCATCACAGGGGAAGGGTTGATGATGACGCGGGAATC encodes:
- the LOC131566958 gene encoding feather beta keratin-like → MACNSLCSPCGPTPLANSCNEPCALQCQDSRVIINPSPVLVTLPGPIMTSFPQNTAVGSTSSAALGTELNAQGQPISGGFGFGLGYGLGGLGCSGRRGYGSIC
- the LOC131567569 gene encoding feather beta keratin-like, with the translated sequence MACNSLCSPCGPTPLANSCNEPCALQCQDSRIIINPSPVMVTLPGPIMTSFPQNTAVGSTSSAALGTELNAQGQPISGGFGGFGLGYGLGGLGCSGRRGYGYIC
- the LOC131566134 gene encoding feather beta keratin-like, with the protein product MPQGHGTKLSRPSRTSIKASPEPLSHTHFSSSLLLLLLPTAGTLHTTPMACYNRCSPCGPTPLANSCNEPCALQCQDSRVIINPSPVMVTLPGPIMTSFPQNTAVGSTSSAALGTELNAQGQPISGGFGFGLGYGLGGLGCSGRRGYGYIC